In one Mucilaginibacter ginsenosidivorax genomic region, the following are encoded:
- a CDS encoding ABC transporter ATP-binding protein — MIKITNLEKFYRTEEVETIALNKLSIEIATGEFVAIMGPSGCGKSTLLNILGMLDDPDEGSYVFNDIEVAHFTERKRADLRKHNIGFVFQSFNLIDELTVFENVELPLIYTGVPSAERVKRVEEVLDKMQIMHRRNHYPQQLSGGQQQRVAIARAVVNKPKLILADEPTGNLDSTNGNDVMELLTDLNEQGTTIIMVTHSEHDARYSHRIIRLLDGQAVVENIMV, encoded by the coding sequence ATGATAAAAATTACTAATCTCGAAAAATTTTACCGCACAGAAGAGGTAGAGACCATAGCCTTAAACAAGCTATCAATTGAAATTGCAACGGGCGAGTTTGTGGCCATTATGGGCCCGTCTGGTTGTGGTAAATCAACATTGTTAAATATCCTGGGTATGTTAGACGACCCGGATGAAGGCAGCTACGTTTTTAACGATATTGAAGTAGCCCATTTTACCGAGCGTAAACGCGCCGACCTGCGCAAGCACAACATCGGTTTTGTTTTCCAGAGCTTTAACCTTATTGACGAGTTAACTGTGTTTGAAAACGTTGAATTACCGTTGATTTACACCGGCGTACCATCGGCCGAGCGTGTTAAAAGGGTAGAAGAGGTGCTGGATAAAATGCAGATTATGCACCGCCGCAACCACTATCCGCAGCAGTTATCGGGCGGTCAGCAACAACGTGTGGCCATTGCCCGCGCGGTTGTAAACAAGCCAAAACTGATCCTTGCGGATGAGCCTACCGGTAATCTGGATAGTACCAATGGTAACGATGTAATGGAACTGTTAACCGACCTGAACGAGCAGGGTACAACCATTATCATGGTTACACACTCTGAGCACGATGCCCGCTACAGCCACCGCATCATCAGGTTGCTTGACGGCCAGGCCGTTGTAGAAAACATAATGGTATAA
- a CDS encoding efflux RND transporter periplasmic adaptor subunit, producing the protein MDRKIEKKTWNSKRILTIAGIAGIILLIGGSIYFTSGKSKLDVDTERITISTITKGPFQEFIPVNGTVMPLTTIFLDATEGGEVEERYVDDGAMLKKGDPILKLSNVDEELNLATQESAVFAEQTQMQISHNNANQATINKLNTMADVENAFKEAKRIYELDKRLYDQKAIGLQEYQSAKNSYDYQVNRRKLAIQILKQDTSLVKQQDQQSQEHYAQMKAALALMRKKVSSLTLRAPIDGQLTNLDAEVGQSKTKGVRLGQIDVQSGFKVRVDIDEHYLSRVFPGLKGDFQFAEKTYNMVIKKVFTTVTAGRFQVDMQFVGEVPKGIRKGQTLQVRLALSDETTAVLVPKGGFFQQTGGNWIFKVAEDGKRAYKVNIQLGRQSPDYFVVTDGLNPGDKVITSSYETYGDIQELVLKK; encoded by the coding sequence GTGGACAGAAAAATTGAGAAAAAGACCTGGAACAGCAAACGAATATTAACTATTGCTGGCATTGCAGGCATAATTTTATTAATAGGGGGCAGTATTTATTTTACATCGGGCAAAAGCAAATTAGATGTTGATACCGAGCGCATAACTATCAGTACTATAACTAAAGGCCCGTTCCAGGAGTTTATACCTGTTAACGGTACCGTGATGCCATTAACCACCATTTTTCTTGACGCAACAGAAGGCGGCGAGGTTGAAGAGCGCTATGTTGATGATGGCGCCATGCTGAAAAAGGGCGATCCGATATTAAAACTAAGCAACGTTGACGAGGAACTTAACCTTGCTACACAGGAGTCGGCAGTATTTGCAGAGCAAACCCAGATGCAAATTTCACATAATAACGCCAACCAGGCTACCATTAACAAATTAAACACCATGGCCGATGTTGAAAATGCATTTAAAGAAGCCAAAAGGATATATGAACTGGATAAAAGGCTTTACGATCAAAAAGCGATAGGATTGCAAGAGTATCAATCGGCAAAAAATAGCTACGATTACCAGGTAAACCGCCGTAAACTGGCTATCCAGATTTTGAAGCAGGATACGTCGCTGGTTAAGCAGCAAGATCAGCAGTCGCAGGAACACTACGCTCAAATGAAGGCTGCACTGGCGCTTATGCGTAAAAAAGTATCCAGCCTTACCTTACGGGCGCCTATTGACGGCCAATTGACTAACCTTGATGCCGAAGTTGGCCAAAGCAAAACCAAGGGTGTACGTTTAGGCCAGATTGACGTACAATCGGGCTTTAAAGTACGGGTTGATATTGATGAGCATTATTTATCACGCGTGTTTCCGGGACTAAAAGGCGATTTTCAGTTTGCCGAAAAAACATATAACATGGTTATAAAAAAGGTTTTTACAACGGTAACGGCCGGCAGGTTCCAGGTTGATATGCAATTTGTGGGCGAAGTGCCTAAAGGGATTCGTAAAGGGCAAACGCTGCAGGTTAGATTGGCGCTTAGCGACGAAACCACAGCAGTGCTGGTGCCTAAAGGCGGCTTTTTCCAGCAAACCGGTGGCAACTGGATATTTAAAGTGGCCGAAGATGGTAAGCGTGCTTATAAGGTTAACATTCAGCTTGGCCGCCAAAGCCCCGACTATTTTGTGGTAACCGATGGCTTAAATCCTGGCGATAAGGTAATTACATCCAGCTATGAAACGTATGGCGATATACAGGAATTGGTGCTGAAAAAATAA
- a CDS encoding sigma-54-dependent transcriptional regulator: MILKKATILIVDDDPDVLTAVKLLLKTQAGEVITEKNPENLNWLLQRNEVDLVLLDMNFNSAINTGNEGLYWLRKVKDWKPNVCVIMITAYGDIDLAVRSLKEGADDFVVKPWHNEKLIGTIKELLDKKEGGAKATKAPAKNTAGDTSILGESEVMQDIFYKVNKIAPTDANILLLGENGTGKDLMAKAIHERSLRADKPFVKVDVGALTDTLFESELFGHKKGAFTDAREDRAGRFEDAQGGTLFLDEIGNISLQQQAKLLTILQNRQVTRLGTNKAVDVDIRLICATNVPMSELANENRFRKDLIYRINTVEINMPPLRRRSEDIVILARHFAKLYASKYLKPAMDFDGPALTKLKSYNYPGNVRELQYTIERAVIMADDSTLRPDDLIFSILETPTDNNINDDNIQLSTLEKNAILKVIEKHNGNITRAAKELGLTRTALYRRLSKYDI; the protein is encoded by the coding sequence ATGATACTAAAAAAAGCTACTATTCTTATTGTTGATGACGACCCGGATGTACTAACTGCCGTAAAGCTGCTGCTAAAAACCCAGGCCGGCGAGGTGATAACCGAGAAGAACCCCGAAAACCTGAACTGGTTACTGCAACGCAACGAGGTTGACCTGGTTTTGCTTGATATGAATTTTAACAGTGCCATTAATACCGGCAACGAGGGTTTGTACTGGCTACGCAAAGTAAAAGACTGGAAGCCCAACGTTTGCGTAATTATGATAACCGCCTATGGCGATATTGACCTGGCCGTGCGCTCATTAAAAGAAGGCGCCGACGACTTTGTGGTAAAACCATGGCATAACGAAAAGCTGATAGGCACCATAAAAGAGCTATTGGATAAAAAGGAAGGTGGTGCCAAAGCCACCAAAGCACCTGCGAAAAATACTGCGGGGGATACATCGATATTGGGCGAATCGGAAGTGATGCAGGATATTTTTTATAAAGTAAATAAAATAGCCCCTACCGATGCCAATATTTTGCTTTTAGGCGAAAATGGTACAGGTAAAGATTTGATGGCCAAAGCTATTCATGAACGATCGTTACGTGCCGATAAGCCTTTTGTTAAGGTTGATGTAGGCGCGCTTACCGATACCTTATTTGAAAGCGAATTATTTGGCCACAAAAAGGGCGCGTTTACCGATGCACGGGAAGACCGCGCCGGCCGTTTTGAAGATGCCCAGGGCGGCACCCTGTTTTTAGACGAGATTGGCAACATCAGCTTACAGCAGCAGGCCAAATTGCTCACCATATTGCAAAACCGCCAGGTTACCCGTTTAGGAACCAACAAGGCAGTGGATGTTGACATCAGGCTGATATGCGCCACCAACGTGCCGATGAGCGAACTGGCGAATGAAAACCGTTTCAGGAAGGATTTAATTTACCGGATAAACACCGTTGAGATTAATATGCCGCCGTTGCGCCGCCGCAGCGAGGATATTGTGATTTTGGCCAGGCATTTTGCCAAATTGTATGCCAGCAAATACCTGAAACCTGCCATGGATTTTGACGGGCCGGCTTTAACAAAATTAAAATCATATAACTATCCGGGTAATGTACGCGAACTGCAATATACTATTGAGCGTGCGGTTATTATGGCCGATGACAGTACGCTAAGGCCCGATGACCTCATTTTTTCTATACTGGAAACGCCGACAGATAATAACATCAATGATGACAACATTCAGTTAAGCACACTGGAGAAAAACGCTATTTTAAAAGTTATTGAAAAACATAACGGCAACATAACCCGTGCTGCCAAAGAATTGGGATTAACCCGTACTGCCCTGTACCGCAGATTAAGCAAATATGATATTTAA
- a CDS encoding sensor histidine kinase, giving the protein MIFNRYEWRLLLRVFLLFLALTAAAYVTVKGQPLYLVIFIPLVIYAVIEMIRFQKKAQDEVNQFVESIHYRDFSRHFDVRKAPNELKPLRKGFNDINTTFKLISRERETQYHYLQKILELVDTGILSYEEDTGNISWINEAFKKLLSIPYLKTIQSLEKREPALYDELVKLKPGESNIISITRNQQMVKILITSSMMRSDDKLYKLLAFQNVSEALDETESKAWSKLLNVMTHEIMNSVAPISSLADTLKNRLQSPEITDTMEASELEDLELGIDTIKRRSDGLLKFTESYRSLNKITKLERDRILVRNLFENLNSLMKPTLSKKNIELEIILRDPALAIEADINLIEQVMINLLVNAIEAVKDRDEPRITLSAEAQNNNKTLVKITDNGMGMPHELLDKIFIPFFSTKKTGSGIGLSLCKQIMLLHKGNIQVLSTEGKGSSFILQFVP; this is encoded by the coding sequence ATGATATTTAACCGTTACGAATGGCGGCTGTTGCTGCGTGTTTTTTTATTATTCCTGGCGCTCACTGCCGCCGCTTATGTAACGGTTAAAGGCCAGCCGCTATACCTGGTGATATTTATCCCCCTGGTAATTTACGCCGTGATAGAGATGATACGTTTTCAGAAAAAGGCGCAGGACGAGGTAAACCAGTTTGTTGAATCCATTCACTACCGCGATTTCTCGCGCCATTTTGATGTACGCAAAGCACCAAACGAATTAAAACCGCTGCGTAAAGGCTTCAATGATATTAACACCACATTTAAATTAATAAGCCGCGAACGCGAAACCCAATACCACTACCTGCAAAAGATACTGGAACTGGTAGATACTGGCATCCTATCGTATGAGGAAGATACCGGCAACATCAGCTGGATTAATGAAGCCTTTAAAAAACTGCTCAGCATCCCTTATCTTAAAACCATCCAGTCGCTTGAAAAAAGAGAGCCTGCGCTTTATGATGAACTGGTTAAACTAAAACCCGGCGAAAGCAATATCATCAGCATTACCCGCAACCAGCAGATGGTAAAAATTTTAATAACATCAAGCATGATGCGCAGCGATGATAAGCTGTACAAGCTGCTGGCATTTCAAAACGTGAGCGAGGCGCTGGATGAAACGGAATCGAAAGCATGGTCGAAATTGCTGAACGTGATGACGCACGAGATCATGAACTCGGTTGCGCCCATTTCGTCATTGGCCGATACTTTGAAAAATCGCCTGCAAAGCCCCGAAATTACCGACACCATGGAAGCCTCGGAACTGGAAGACCTGGAGCTGGGCATAGATACCATTAAACGCCGTAGCGATGGCTTGCTGAAGTTTACCGAAAGTTACCGCAGCCTGAACAAGATAACCAAGCTGGAACGCGACAGGATACTGGTGCGCAACCTCTTCGAGAACCTGAACAGCCTGATGAAGCCAACGCTATCTAAAAAGAACATCGAACTGGAAATTATCCTGCGCGACCCTGCCCTGGCTATTGAGGCCGATATAAACCTGATAGAGCAGGTAATGATTAACCTGCTGGTGAATGCCATTGAAGCCGTTAAAGACCGCGATGAGCCCCGCATCACCCTATCTGCCGAGGCCCAAAACAACAATAAAACCCTGGTTAAAATAACCGATAACGGTATGGGTATGCCGCACGAACTGCTGGATAAAATTTTTATCCCCTTCTTTAGCACCAAAAAAACCGGCAGCGGTATTGGTTTAAGCCTATGTAAACAAATTATGCTGCTGCACAAAGGCAACATCCAGGTATTATCAACCGAGGGCAAAGGATCATCGTTTATACTGCAGTTTGTGCCGTAA
- a CDS encoding NADPH-dependent FMN reductase, whose amino-acid sequence MKHILAIPGSLRAGSTNHNILKYLGALVSADVDYSIYSDLALIPPFDPGNDDDYPPEPVFELRELLKQVDGVIICTPEYAFGVPGQLKNMLDWMVSSASFSDKPVALITASLGGEAAHAAMLLILGALNAQVADGAKLNISFIRSKMDGEGNVTDVATIELLKNVLNAFLSVIQQ is encoded by the coding sequence ATGAAACATATCCTGGCCATTCCCGGCAGCCTCAGGGCTGGTTCAACAAACCACAATATCCTGAAATACTTAGGTGCCCTGGTATCTGCTGATGTTGATTACAGTATTTACAGCGATCTGGCCCTCATCCCTCCTTTTGACCCTGGCAATGATGATGATTACCCGCCCGAACCGGTTTTTGAATTAAGGGAGCTATTAAAACAGGTGGATGGTGTTATCATCTGCACACCCGAATACGCTTTCGGCGTACCCGGCCAGCTAAAAAACATGCTGGACTGGATGGTATCAAGCGCTTCGTTTTCAGATAAACCGGTGGCTCTAATCACCGCATCCTTAGGTGGCGAGGCTGCACATGCCGCCATGCTATTGATCCTTGGCGCACTAAACGCGCAGGTTGCCGATGGCGCAAAGCTGAATATATCTTTTATAAGGTCGAAGATGGATGGGGAGGGCAACGTTACTGATGTCGCAACTATTGAATTGTTAAAAAATGTTTTGAACGCTTTCTTATCTGTTATTCAGCAGTGA
- the htpG gene encoding molecular chaperone HtpG, protein MQEKGSISIHTENIFPIIKKFLYSDNEIFLRELVSNAVDATQKIKRLASLGQYSGELGDLRVEVAFDEVKKTITISDNGLGMTAEEIKKYINQIAFSGATEFMEKFKEAKDANEIIGRFGLGFYSAFMVADKVEIQTLSYQEGAEPAYWVCDGSTEFEIGEGVLAERGTEITLYINSESEEFLSKYKLQEILDKYCKFLPVPIKFGTKTESVEDGVDEEGKPKYIDVQEDNIINDTNPIWTKAPSELKDQDYLDFYKQLYPFSEDPLFWIHLNVDYPFNLTGVLYFPKLKNDFEISKNKIKLFSRQVFITDEVKDIVPEFLMLLHGVIDSPDIPLNVSRSFLQADSNVKKINSYITKKVADKLSELFKADRKAYEEKWTDIGLFVKYGMVSEDKFYDKAKDFVLVSNTKKENFTLPEYKEKVEAIQTDKDGQLVYIYTNDPAKQDSFIQSANKKGYDVLVMNSPIDNHFISQLEQKLEKTSLKRVDADVADKLIKKDEAPESVLTDEQSTKVKDIFNKAINKPAYSVQLESLNPDELPVTVTMDEFMRRMKDMAAMGGGMGFYGNMPDNYKVIVNGNHKLITRILQEENEEVQAQLSKQAFDLALLSQGLLTGAELTEFVNRSVNLI, encoded by the coding sequence ATGCAAGAAAAAGGCAGCATTTCAATCCACACCGAAAACATTTTTCCGATAATTAAGAAATTTCTTTACTCTGATAATGAGATATTTTTGCGCGAGCTGGTATCTAACGCTGTAGATGCTACCCAAAAAATAAAACGCCTGGCTTCTTTAGGCCAATATAGCGGCGAACTTGGCGATCTGCGCGTTGAAGTTGCATTTGACGAGGTTAAGAAAACCATCACCATATCCGACAATGGTTTGGGTATGACCGCCGAAGAAATAAAAAAATACATCAACCAGATAGCATTTTCGGGCGCTACTGAGTTCATGGAAAAATTCAAGGAAGCTAAGGATGCCAACGAGATCATCGGCCGCTTTGGTTTAGGCTTTTACTCCGCTTTCATGGTGGCCGACAAAGTTGAAATACAAACACTTAGCTACCAGGAAGGCGCCGAACCAGCTTACTGGGTTTGTGATGGCAGCACCGAATTTGAAATTGGCGAAGGCGTTTTGGCCGAGCGCGGTACCGAGATTACCTTGTACATCAACAGCGAATCGGAAGAGTTTTTGAGCAAATACAAATTGCAGGAAATCCTTGACAAATACTGTAAATTTTTACCTGTGCCTATTAAATTTGGCACCAAAACCGAATCTGTTGAGGATGGTGTTGACGAAGAAGGAAAACCTAAATACATTGATGTTCAGGAAGATAATATCATTAACGATACTAACCCTATCTGGACAAAAGCGCCATCTGAATTAAAAGACCAGGATTATCTTGACTTTTACAAACAGCTTTACCCTTTCAGCGAAGACCCGTTATTCTGGATCCACCTGAATGTTGATTATCCTTTCAACCTTACCGGTGTGTTGTATTTCCCTAAGCTGAAAAACGATTTTGAGATCTCGAAAAACAAGATCAAGTTATTTAGCCGCCAGGTATTTATTACCGACGAAGTGAAGGATATAGTGCCTGAGTTTTTGATGCTGTTACATGGTGTAATTGATTCGCCGGATATTCCTTTGAACGTTTCGCGCAGTTTTTTACAGGCCGATAGCAATGTAAAAAAAATAAACAGCTACATCACCAAAAAAGTAGCTGATAAATTGTCAGAACTGTTTAAAGCCGACCGTAAAGCTTACGAAGAAAAATGGACCGACATTGGCCTGTTTGTAAAATACGGTATGGTAAGCGAAGATAAGTTTTATGATAAAGCCAAAGATTTTGTTTTGGTAAGTAACACCAAAAAAGAAAACTTTACCTTACCGGAATACAAAGAAAAAGTTGAAGCCATCCAAACCGATAAAGACGGTCAGCTGGTTTACATTTACACCAACGATCCGGCCAAACAAGATTCGTTTATCCAATCGGCCAACAAAAAAGGTTATGATGTATTGGTGATGAACTCGCCTATTGACAACCACTTCATTAGCCAGCTGGAGCAAAAACTGGAGAAAACTTCGTTGAAACGCGTTGATGCTGATGTGGCCGATAAGCTTATTAAAAAAGACGAAGCGCCTGAATCGGTTTTAACGGATGAGCAATCAACCAAGGTTAAAGATATCTTCAACAAAGCAATTAACAAACCGGCATACAGTGTTCAATTAGAGAGCCTTAATCCGGATGAGTTACCGGTAACCGTAACCATGGATGAGTTTATGCGCCGTATGAAAGACATGGCGGCCATGGGTGGCGGCATGGGCTTTTATGGCAATATGCCCGATAATTACAAAGTAATTGTTAATGGCAACCACAAATTGATAACCCGCATTTTACAGGAAGAGAACGAAGAAGTACAAGCGCAGTTATCAAAACAGGCATTTGACCTGGCCCTGCTTTCGCAAGGTTTATTAACCGGTGCCGAACTTACCGAATTTGTAAATCGCAGCGTTAATTTGATTTAA
- a CDS encoding DUF4251 domain-containing protein has protein sequence MKLLNRISVVAAFIFIGINMAGAQTRQEKKAARVAEVKQLIESQNFVFDANYVNPSRGAGRALTSSDYDLTITKDTIIAYLPYFGRAYVAPSYGSTEGGIKFTNTHFTYALKAGKKDGWNITIKPTNKNIGDSRDVQSLYLTVSSDGYASLQVISTNRDAISFNGTIQQRPVKK, from the coding sequence ATGAAATTATTGAATAGAATATCTGTAGTTGCTGCCTTTATTTTTATCGGCATAAATATGGCAGGCGCACAGACCCGCCAGGAAAAAAAAGCAGCCCGTGTTGCTGAAGTAAAACAACTTATCGAAAGTCAAAACTTTGTTTTTGATGCCAATTATGTGAATCCTTCAAGAGGCGCCGGCAGGGCCTTAACGTCGTCCGATTACGATTTAACGATAACAAAAGATACGATTATTGCCTACCTTCCCTATTTTGGCCGCGCTTATGTAGCACCTTCATATGGCTCAACTGAGGGCGGTATTAAATTCACCAATACCCACTTCACTTATGCATTAAAGGCCGGCAAAAAAGACGGCTGGAACATCACCATCAAGCCCACCAACAAAAACATAGGCGATTCGCGCGATGTACAATCGCTGTATCTAACTGTTAGTTCGGATGGTTATGCGTCTCTCCAGGTAATCAGCACCAACCGCGATGCCATATCGTTTAACGGTACTATCCAGCAAAGGCCGGTAAAAAAGTGA
- the eutC gene encoding ethanolamine ammonia-lyase subunit EutC, translating to MKRNIPHEIEPLKALQEFTTARIAIGRVGTSIPLKQSLDFKLAHAHARDAVYSELNINYLTDVFKQFSLPVLQLHSRVTHRRQYLQRPDFGRKLNEASLSQLEDYFIQTDIAIIIADGLSATAVNENTFGLLKELIPLLLAAGFKFAPISLVEQGRVAIGDDIGYNLKAQLSLVLIGERPGLSSADSVGAYLTYAPKPGLTDESRNCVSNIRPKGLTYKKAAKKIFYLISEAFKRKLSGVELKDNAGLIES from the coding sequence ATGAAAAGAAATATCCCCCACGAAATAGAACCCTTAAAGGCATTGCAGGAGTTTACTACTGCCCGCATAGCTATTGGCCGTGTGGGTACAAGTATCCCGCTGAAACAATCTCTTGATTTTAAACTGGCCCATGCCCACGCGCGCGACGCGGTTTATTCGGAATTGAATATCAATTACTTAACCGATGTATTTAAACAGTTTAGTTTGCCAGTACTGCAGCTGCACAGCCGGGTAACCCATCGCCGGCAGTATCTGCAACGCCCGGATTTTGGCCGTAAACTGAATGAAGCTTCGTTAAGCCAACTGGAAGATTATTTTATTCAAACCGATATCGCCATCATTATAGCCGACGGACTTTCGGCGACGGCCGTAAATGAAAACACATTTGGCCTGCTAAAAGAACTTATCCCGTTGTTACTGGCTGCTGGTTTTAAGTTTGCGCCAATAAGCCTGGTTGAGCAAGGCCGGGTAGCTATAGGCGATGATATTGGCTATAACCTTAAAGCGCAACTATCTCTTGTGCTTATTGGCGAAAGGCCTGGATTGAGCTCGGCAGATAGCGTAGGAGCGTACCTCACTTACGCCCCTAAACCCGGGTTAACAGACGAATCCCGAAATTGCGTTTCAAACATCCGCCCCAAGGGCCTTACCTATAAAAAAGCGGCCAAAAAGATATTTTACCTTATCAGCGAGGCATTTAAACGAAAACTATCCGGTGTAGAATTGAAGGATAATGCCGGATTGATTGAGTCGTAA